In bacterium, the following proteins share a genomic window:
- a CDS encoding site-specific DNA-methyltransferase, whose protein sequence is MSERLFDVDVGDPPLVRRERLASESMECRGQSGSAMPYRRVDAADAGPMRRLGGSVLICGPALEGLDVLPDRSVRTVVTSPPYWSLRDYEADGQIGRDDALGDYVRSVAVTFDKVRRVLTDDGTVWLNVGDSYTSGNRRYRAPDRKNRARAMRVRPPTPEGLKPKDLIGVPWHLALALQDAGWWLRSEVIWHKPNAHPESVKDRPTKAHETVFLLSKSQDYYYDVDAVRGPNDRRLRTVWDINTEPRRPADSSAEDHPAVMPLTLARRCVMIASEPGDVVLDPYAGSGTTLLAARELDRRWAGIELNPAFVDLIEHRLAR, encoded by the coding sequence ATGAGCGAACGACTGTTCGATGTTGATGTCGGCGATCCTCCCTTGGTGAGGCGGGAGCGGTTAGCGTCGGAGTCGATGGAGTGCCGCGGGCAGTCGGGCTCGGCGATGCCGTACCGGCGGGTGGACGCTGCTGATGCTGGGCCGATGCGCCGGTTGGGCGGTTCGGTGCTGATATGCGGACCGGCCCTGGAGGGGCTCGACGTGCTACCGGATCGCAGCGTGCGCACGGTGGTGACGTCGCCGCCGTATTGGTCGCTTCGCGACTACGAGGCGGATGGGCAGATCGGCCGGGACGACGCGCTGGGCGATTACGTCAGGAGCGTTGCGGTGACCTTCGACAAGGTGCGCCGGGTGCTCACGGACGACGGGACGGTGTGGCTCAACGTGGGCGACAGCTACACCTCCGGCAACCGCCGATACCGGGCGCCGGATCGCAAGAACCGGGCGCGGGCGATGCGGGTGCGCCCGCCGACGCCCGAGGGCCTCAAGCCGAAGGACCTGATCGGGGTTCCCTGGCACCTTGCGCTGGCGCTGCAGGACGCGGGATGGTGGCTGCGCTCGGAGGTGATCTGGCACAAGCCCAACGCGCACCCCGAGTCGGTGAAGGACCGGCCCACCAAGGCCCACGAGACGGTGTTCTTGTTGTCCAAGAGCCAGGACTACTACTACGACGTTGACGCGGTGCGGGGTCCCAACGACAGGCGTCTGCGCACCGTGTGGGACATCAACACCGAGCCCCGCCGGCCCGCCGACAGCAGCGCCGAGGATCATCCCGCGGTGATGCCTCTGACGCTGGCCCGGCGGTGTGTGATGATCGCCAGCGAGCCCGGCGACGTGGTGCTCGACCCATACGCCGGCTCCGGGACGACGTTGCTGGCTGCTCGTGAGTTGGATCGCCGCTGGGCAGGAATCGAGTTGAACCCTGCCTTCGTCGACCTG
- a CDS encoding MT-A70 family methyltransferase translates to MGEGSGKAASDDLLALSGSGFGAVLADPPWRFQNRTGKVAPEHRRLSRYDTMTTGAVCALPVPDVVGENAHLYLWVPNALIADGLRVMESWGFEYKSNLVWAKRRRDGGPDGRGVGFYFRNVTELILFGVRGRMRTLPPGRRQVNMIETRKREHSRKPDEQYEIVEACSPGPYLEMFARYPRKGWTSWGLEADEETTPRGKQYPTYRGPAAGNGLATPTVPAAAAADQLPLGPA, encoded by the coding sequence CTGGGAGAAGGCAGCGGCAAAGCGGCGAGCGACGACCTTTTGGCGTTGTCGGGGAGCGGGTTCGGCGCCGTGCTGGCCGACCCGCCGTGGAGGTTCCAGAACCGCACGGGCAAGGTGGCCCCCGAACATCGGCGCCTCTCCCGGTACGACACCATGACCACCGGCGCGGTCTGCGCCCTCCCGGTTCCCGACGTGGTCGGGGAGAATGCCCACCTCTACCTGTGGGTGCCGAACGCGCTCATCGCCGACGGCCTCCGCGTGATGGAGTCGTGGGGGTTCGAGTACAAGTCGAATCTCGTCTGGGCGAAACGTCGCAGGGACGGCGGCCCCGACGGTCGAGGCGTCGGCTTCTACTTCCGGAACGTCACAGAACTGATCCTCTTCGGCGTCCGCGGCCGGATGCGCACACTGCCGCCGGGACGCCGCCAGGTCAACATGATCGAGACTCGCAAGCGAGAGCACTCGCGCAAGCCCGACGAGCAGTACGAGATCGTCGAAGCCTGCTCGCCGGGCCCCTACCTCGAGATGTTCGCCCGCTACCCCCGGAAGGGCTGGACGTCCTGGGGACTGGAAGCGGACGAGGAAACAACGCCCCGCGGCAAGCAGTACCCCACCTACCGCGGACCCGCGGCGGGCAACGGCCTGGCAACGCCGACTGTGCCCGCCGCAGCAGCGGCCGACCAACTCCCATTAGGCCCAGCGTGA
- a CDS encoding nucleotidyltransferase domain-containing protein has protein sequence MSRRDLILGTHREAIVATARANKATEIALVGSVARGDDGPGSDVDFLATFAPGATLFDQSRLLGALRELLGIKVDVLSVGGLKPESLPRHREILAEAIRL, from the coding sequence ATGAGCCGCCGAGACCTGATCCTGGGCACCCACCGCGAGGCCATCGTGGCCACGGCCCGCGCCAACAAGGCCACCGAGATCGCCTTGGTCGGCTCGGTGGCCCGCGGCGACGACGGCCCCGGCAGCGATGTGGACTTCCTGGCCACATTCGCTCCCGGAGCGACTCTGTTCGATCAGAGCCGCCTCCTCGGTGCCCTGCGTGAACTGCTGGGCATCAAGGTGGACGTGCTCTCTGTCGGTGGCCTCAAACCCGAGAGCCTTCCACGTCACAGGGAGATACTCGCCGAAGCGATCCGCCTGTGA
- a CDS encoding DUF86 domain-containing protein, whose amino-acid sequence MSAQGTERDTERIEHILDAADFLATLVGQGREVFDSSRERRNAVERLLEIVGEAAGQMSGGFAAAYPDLDLAGARDLRNVIIHGYMNVDDDLLWDAASSSVPALAAGLRAAAGLDPSADRPGPDF is encoded by the coding sequence GTGAGCGCCCAAGGCACTGAACGCGACACCGAGCGCATCGAGCACATCCTCGATGCCGCGGACTTCCTGGCCACCCTGGTCGGTCAGGGCCGTGAGGTATTCGATTCGAGCCGCGAGCGGCGCAACGCCGTTGAGCGGCTGCTGGAGATCGTCGGTGAGGCTGCTGGCCAGATGTCCGGCGGATTCGCCGCGGCCTACCCCGACCTTGATCTGGCTGGCGCGCGGGACCTGCGCAATGTCATCATCCACGGCTATATGAACGTGGATGATGACCTCTTGTGGGATGCCGCCTCCTCCTCCGTGCCCGCCTTGGCCGCTGGCCTGCGGGCAGCGGCAGGCCTCGATCCGTCCGCCGACCGGCCGGGGCCCGACTTCTGA
- a CDS encoding (2Fe-2S)-binding protein has protein sequence MSEDRSVAGEATLHYTLHVNGTDREVADAWLGESLLYVLRERLGLPGTKNACDQGECGSCTVLSDGLPVCACMMLAAAAVGRDIVTVEGLADDGELTDVQQAFVDHGAVQCGFCTPGLIVAADHLLSVNPSPTDLEIREAISGNLCRCTGYGRVIAAVAAVATERAADD, from the coding sequence ATGAGCGAGGATCGAAGCGTCGCCGGCGAGGCAACGCTGCACTACACGTTGCACGTCAACGGCACCGATCGTGAGGTGGCCGATGCCTGGCTCGGCGAGAGCCTGCTCTACGTGCTGCGCGAGCGCCTGGGCCTGCCGGGCACCAAGAACGCCTGCGACCAGGGCGAGTGCGGCTCGTGCACGGTGCTGTCCGACGGCCTGCCGGTGTGCGCCTGCATGATGCTGGCGGCCGCGGCGGTGGGGCGGGACATCGTCACCGTGGAGGGCCTCGCCGACGACGGCGAGCTGACCGACGTCCAGCAGGCGTTCGTAGACCACGGCGCCGTGCAGTGCGGGTTCTGCACCCCCGGCCTGATCGTGGCCGCCGACCACCTCCTGTCGGTCAACCCGTCACCGACCGACTTGGAGATCCGCGAGGCCATCTCGGGCAACCTCTGCCGCTGCACCGGCTACGGCCGAGTCATCGCCGCCGTCGCCGCCGTCGCCACCGAGCGCGCCGCCGACGATTGA
- a CDS encoding FAD binding domain-containing protein yields the protein MSVHVAASLEAVCNLLAADPSASLLAGGTDFMVEVNYNKRRPASVIAIDRVPELTGWRQRNGAVEMGAAMTYAEMEHPLFAAYVPALAQAARTVGSPQIRNAGTLGGNLATASPAGDTLPPLTALDARITICSARGTREVGLDGLIVGPKRNTLAPDEVIRSVTVPVVDGPQEFLKVGTRNAMVISVATVALVLDRAQRSVRLALGSVAPVPVRATEAEEWIAGAVDWDATEVPPDDVLTHFGELAAAASIPIDDHRSTADYRRHAVAVMSRRALARVFS from the coding sequence GTGAGCGTGCACGTCGCGGCGTCCCTCGAGGCGGTGTGCAACCTGCTGGCGGCCGACCCGTCGGCCAGCCTCCTGGCCGGCGGCACCGACTTCATGGTGGAGGTCAACTACAACAAGCGGCGGCCCGCCTCGGTCATCGCCATCGACCGCGTCCCGGAACTGACCGGCTGGCGGCAGCGCAACGGTGCCGTGGAGATGGGCGCGGCCATGACCTACGCCGAGATGGAGCACCCGCTGTTCGCCGCCTACGTCCCGGCGTTGGCCCAGGCGGCGCGGACCGTCGGCTCGCCGCAGATCCGCAACGCCGGCACGCTCGGGGGCAACCTGGCCACCGCCTCACCCGCCGGCGACACGCTGCCCCCTTTGACGGCGCTGGACGCCCGCATCACCATCTGTTCGGCGCGCGGCACCCGCGAGGTGGGCCTCGACGGGTTGATCGTCGGCCCCAAGCGGAACACGCTGGCACCCGACGAGGTAATCCGCAGCGTGACCGTGCCGGTGGTCGACGGCCCCCAGGAGTTCTTGAAGGTCGGCACCCGCAACGCCATGGTCATCTCGGTGGCCACCGTGGCGCTGGTCCTGGACCGCGCCCAGCGCAGTGTGCGCCTTGCGCTGGGCTCAGTCGCCCCGGTGCCCGTGCGAGCCACCGAAGCCGAGGAGTGGATTGCCGGCGCGGTCGACTGGGACGCAACCGAGGTGCCCCCCGACGACGTCCTGACTCACTTCGGCGAGTTGGCGGCAGCGGCGTCCATCCCCATCGACGACCACCGCAGCACCGCCGATTACCGGCGCCACGCCGTGGCCGTCATGTCCCGCCGCGCCCTGGCGAGGGTGTTCTCATGA
- a CDS encoding acyltransferase — MDNVVRAALVQQSWTGDADSMVEAHMAWARAAAEQGAQAICFQELFNGPYFCQVQDERFYATAEAVPGGPTTKLACELAAELGMVMVLPLYEEEQPGVLYNTAAVIDADGTYLGKYRKTHIPQVKGFWEKYYFRPGNLGYPVFDTAVGKVGVYICYDRHFPEGWRALGLGGAQIVFNPSATSRGLSAYLWKLEQTASAAANMYYVGAINRVGVEPLGDNDFYGTSYFANPRGQFVGEVASDSEPEVIVRDLDLDLIGEVRNQWAFYRDRRPDAYDPLVAG, encoded by the coding sequence ATGGACAACGTCGTGCGGGCTGCTCTCGTGCAGCAGTCCTGGACGGGAGACGCCGACTCGATGGTCGAGGCGCACATGGCCTGGGCACGGGCCGCCGCCGAGCAGGGGGCGCAGGCGATCTGCTTCCAGGAATTGTTCAACGGCCCCTACTTCTGCCAGGTGCAGGACGAGCGGTTCTACGCCACGGCCGAGGCGGTGCCCGGCGGCCCCACGACGAAGCTGGCCTGCGAATTGGCCGCCGAACTGGGCATGGTCATGGTCCTCCCGCTGTACGAGGAGGAGCAGCCCGGGGTGCTGTACAACACGGCCGCGGTCATCGACGCGGACGGCACCTACCTGGGCAAGTACCGCAAGACGCACATCCCCCAAGTGAAGGGGTTCTGGGAGAAGTACTACTTCCGGCCCGGCAACCTGGGCTACCCGGTCTTCGACACCGCGGTCGGCAAGGTGGGCGTGTACATCTGCTACGACCGCCACTTTCCCGAGGGCTGGCGCGCCCTGGGGCTCGGTGGGGCGCAGATCGTCTTCAACCCCTCGGCCACCAGCCGGGGCCTGTCGGCCTACCTCTGGAAGCTGGAGCAGACCGCCTCGGCGGCGGCGAACATGTACTACGTGGGCGCCATCAACCGGGTGGGCGTCGAGCCGCTGGGAGACAACGACTTCTACGGCACGTCGTACTTCGCCAACCCGCGCGGCCAGTTCGTGGGGGAGGTGGCCTCGGATTCCGAACCGGAGGTCATCGTCCGCGACCTCGACCTGGACCTCATCGGCGAGGTCCGCAACCAGTGGGCGTTCTACCGGGACCGCCGCCCCGACGCCTACGACCCGCTGGTGGCCGGCTGA
- a CDS encoding aspartate aminotransferase family protein: METPTVADELLARHRSVLPSWLALYYEEPIELTRGEGCRVWDSEGRCHLDFFGGILTTMTGYNVPEVIDAIRTQAARMLHTSTLYLIEPMVALAEKIAGLSGIPDAKVFFTTSGTEANDAALLLATNYRSSHEILALRNSYHGRSFSAQAITGNRFWSASRLSGLSVSFIHGGYRMRSPWPDHDDESYTAACVQDLREVIDMCTTGHIAALIAEPIQGVGGFAMPPDGFFGTVKEVLDERGILFICDEVQTGWGRTGEHFWGYQAHGIQPDFLTFAKGVGNGLALGGVVARAELMDSLGANSISTFGGNPLSCAGALANLEYLLDHDLQTNAAKMGNRLRLGLEPVADRTPDIAELRGRGLMLAMEFNCPGGREPHPAAASAVHEGARRRGLLVGKGGLYGNVLRIAPPLCVSDAEIDEAVEILAAAAADLR; the protein is encoded by the coding sequence ATGGAGACTCCGACCGTGGCTGATGAACTGCTCGCCCGCCACCGCAGCGTGCTGCCCAGTTGGCTCGCCCTCTACTACGAGGAGCCGATCGAGCTGACCCGCGGCGAGGGCTGCCGGGTCTGGGACAGCGAGGGTCGCTGCCACCTGGACTTCTTCGGTGGGATCCTCACAACGATGACGGGCTACAACGTGCCGGAGGTGATCGACGCCATCCGGACCCAGGCCGCCAGGATGCTGCACACCTCCACGCTGTACCTCATCGAGCCGATGGTGGCGCTGGCGGAGAAGATCGCCGGGCTCAGCGGCATTCCCGACGCCAAGGTGTTCTTCACCACATCGGGCACCGAGGCCAACGACGCCGCCCTGCTGCTGGCCACCAACTACCGCTCCAGCCACGAGATCCTGGCGCTGCGCAACAGCTACCACGGCCGCTCCTTCAGCGCCCAGGCCATCACCGGCAACCGCTTCTGGTCGGCCTCGCGGCTCTCGGGCCTGTCGGTCAGCTTCATCCACGGCGGCTACCGGATGCGCAGCCCCTGGCCCGATCACGACGACGAGTCGTACACCGCCGCCTGCGTCCAGGACCTGCGCGAGGTCATCGACATGTGTACGACGGGACACATCGCCGCCCTCATCGCCGAGCCGATCCAGGGCGTGGGCGGCTTCGCCATGCCGCCCGACGGGTTCTTCGGCACCGTCAAGGAAGTGCTGGACGAACGGGGCATCCTGTTCATTTGCGACGAGGTGCAGACCGGCTGGGGACGCACCGGCGAGCACTTCTGGGGCTACCAGGCGCACGGCATCCAGCCCGACTTCCTGACCTTCGCCAAAGGAGTTGGCAACGGGCTGGCGCTGGGCGGCGTGGTGGCCCGAGCCGAGCTCATGGACAGTCTGGGCGCCAACTCCATCTCCACCTTCGGCGGCAACCCGCTGTCCTGCGCTGGCGCATTGGCCAACCTGGAGTACCTGCTGGACCACGACCTGCAGACCAACGCCGCCAAGATGGGCAACCGCCTGCGCCTCGGCCTCGAGCCCGTGGCCGATCGAACGCCGGATATCGCCGAGCTGCGCGGCCGCGGCCTGATGCTGGCGATGGAGTTCAACTGCCCGGGCGGCCGCGAACCGCACCCGGCGGCCGCGTCCGCGGTACACGAGGGGGCCCGCCGGCGCGGCCTGCTGGTCGGCAAGGGCGGCCTCTACGGCAACGTCCTGCGCATCGCCCCGCCGCTGTGCGTCTCCGACGCCGAGATCGACGAAGCCGTCGAGATCCTGGCGGCCGCGGCTGCGGATCTGCGCTAG
- the hydA gene encoding dihydropyrimidinase, with the protein MRTLIADGTVVSATGRVRADVVVSGEVIEAVVAPGSEIAESLRRSGDVRLIDAADRYVVPGGVDVHTHMELPFGGTYASDTFETGTRAAAHGGTTTIVDFAVQREGEDVRECLDAWFAKAEGQCAIDYGFHMILGGIDERSLKEMDTLVNDGITSFKLFMAYPGVLYSDDGKILQAMQQAHHNGGLIMMHAENGIAIDVIAAQAAARGQTDPVYHGITRPPRLEGEATYRAIQLALVAGTPVYFVHLSASDALAHVAAARNEGYNVFAETCPQYLYLNLEEHLGAPGFAGAGYVCSPPLRSRHETHHADLWRGLRTNDLCVVSTDHCPFCMKEQKELGRDDFRLIPNGLGVVEHRMDLIYQGVVQGELSLERWVETCATTPARMFGLYPRKGSITPGADADVVIYDPTTVSRISAETHHMNMDYSCFEGFEIAGTVETVLSRGRVVVDGGNYLGSPGDGVYLRRSLSQYLL; encoded by the coding sequence ATGCGTACGCTCATCGCCGACGGGACGGTCGTCAGTGCCACGGGACGCGTCCGGGCCGACGTGGTGGTTTCGGGGGAGGTGATCGAGGCCGTGGTCGCCCCCGGCAGCGAGATCGCCGAGAGCCTGCGGCGCAGCGGCGACGTCCGCCTCATCGACGCCGCCGACCGCTACGTGGTGCCCGGCGGCGTGGACGTCCACACCCACATGGAGTTGCCCTTCGGGGGCACCTACGCCTCGGACACCTTCGAGACTGGCACCCGTGCCGCCGCCCATGGCGGCACCACCACCATCGTGGACTTCGCCGTGCAGCGCGAGGGCGAGGACGTGCGGGAATGCCTCGACGCCTGGTTCGCCAAGGCCGAGGGCCAGTGCGCCATCGACTATGGCTTCCACATGATCCTGGGCGGCATCGACGAGCGGTCGCTGAAGGAGATGGACACGCTCGTGAACGACGGCATCACCAGCTTCAAGCTGTTCATGGCCTACCCGGGCGTGCTCTACAGCGACGACGGCAAGATCCTGCAGGCCATGCAGCAGGCCCACCACAACGGCGGGCTCATCATGATGCACGCCGAGAACGGCATCGCCATCGACGTCATCGCCGCCCAGGCAGCGGCCCGGGGCCAGACCGACCCGGTGTACCACGGCATCACCCGGCCGCCTCGCCTGGAGGGCGAGGCCACCTACCGGGCGATCCAACTGGCGCTGGTCGCGGGCACGCCGGTCTACTTCGTGCACCTGTCGGCCTCCGACGCCCTTGCCCATGTGGCCGCCGCCCGAAACGAGGGCTACAACGTCTTCGCCGAGACCTGTCCGCAGTACCTGTACCTGAACCTGGAGGAGCACTTGGGTGCGCCCGGCTTCGCCGGCGCCGGCTACGTGTGCTCGCCGCCGCTGCGCAGCCGCCACGAGACCCACCACGCCGACCTGTGGCGGGGCCTGCGCACCAACGACCTGTGCGTGGTGTCGACCGACCACTGCCCGTTCTGCATGAAGGAGCAGAAGGAACTGGGCCGCGACGACTTCCGCCTCATCCCCAACGGGCTGGGGGTGGTGGAGCACCGCATGGACCTCATCTACCAGGGCGTGGTGCAGGGCGAACTGTCGCTGGAGCGCTGGGTGGAGACCTGCGCCACCACACCGGCGCGCATGTTCGGGCTGTACCCCCGCAAGGGCAGCATCACGCCGGGGGCCGACGCCGACGTGGTGATCTACGACCCGACCACCGTGAGCCGCATCAGCGCCGAGACGCACCACATGAACATGGACTACTCGTGCTTCGAGGGCTTCGAGATCGCCGGCACGGTCGAGACGGTGCTGTCACGTGGCCGGGTGGTGGTCGACGGCGGCAACTACCTGGGCAGCCCCGGCGACGGGGTGTACCTGCGGCGCAGCCTGTCGCAGTACCTCCTGTGA
- a CDS encoding CoA-acylating methylmalonate-semialdehyde dehydrogenase has translation MKRIHHWIDGKLTPGGGDRRGPVYNPATGVQTGEVDFATTAEVDAAVASAREAFGFWREVPVSRRSEILFRYRDLVDRHRNDIARLLTAEHGKVLADAAGEVSRGLENIEFACGVGQLLKGEHTEQASAGVDVYSIRQPLGVVAGITPFNFPAMVPMWMYPNAIACGNTFVLKPSEKDPSAPLFTMELLAAAGLPPGVVNLVQGDKVAVDRLLEHPDIAAVSFVGSTPVARAIYEAGTRNGKRVQALGGAKNHMVVLPDADVELAADAAVSAAYGSSGERCMAISAVVAVGSVAEPLVAAIDARLDKIRIGDGLEDPDAEMGPLITAEHRDRVAGYIDGARAEGAAVVRDGRPDAANLDGWFLGPSLLDHVTSDMGCYRDEIFGPVLSVLRVDGYDDAVRLIGDNPWGNGAAIFTRDGGAARRFGFEAGAGMVGINVPIPVPVSYYSFGGWKGSLFGDTHMYGPEGIHFYTRAKVVTSRWPDPATSSIDLGFPRNR, from the coding sequence ATGAAGCGGATACATCACTGGATCGACGGGAAGCTCACCCCCGGAGGGGGCGACCGGCGCGGCCCCGTATACAACCCGGCCACCGGCGTCCAGACCGGCGAGGTGGACTTCGCAACCACCGCCGAGGTGGACGCCGCGGTGGCCTCGGCGCGCGAGGCGTTCGGGTTCTGGCGCGAGGTGCCGGTGAGCCGGCGCAGCGAGATCCTGTTCCGCTACCGGGATCTGGTGGACCGTCACCGCAACGACATTGCCCGGCTGCTCACCGCCGAGCACGGCAAGGTGCTGGCCGACGCCGCCGGCGAGGTGAGCCGCGGCCTCGAGAACATCGAGTTCGCCTGCGGGGTGGGGCAACTGCTGAAGGGCGAGCACACCGAGCAGGCATCCGCCGGCGTGGACGTCTACTCGATCCGCCAGCCGCTGGGCGTGGTGGCGGGAATCACGCCGTTCAACTTCCCGGCGATGGTGCCCATGTGGATGTACCCCAATGCCATCGCCTGCGGCAACACGTTCGTGCTGAAGCCCTCCGAGAAGGACCCCTCGGCGCCGCTGTTCACGATGGAACTCCTGGCTGCCGCCGGGCTGCCGCCGGGCGTCGTGAACCTCGTACAGGGCGACAAGGTTGCGGTCGACCGGCTGCTGGAGCACCCCGACATCGCCGCGGTCAGCTTCGTGGGCTCCACGCCGGTGGCGCGGGCCATCTACGAGGCCGGCACGCGCAACGGCAAGCGGGTGCAGGCGCTCGGCGGTGCCAAGAACCACATGGTGGTGCTGCCCGACGCCGATGTGGAACTCGCCGCCGACGCTGCGGTCAGTGCCGCCTACGGGTCCTCGGGCGAGCGCTGCATGGCCATCTCCGCGGTCGTGGCGGTGGGCAGCGTGGCCGAGCCGCTGGTGGCCGCCATCGACGCCCGCCTGGACAAGATCCGCATCGGCGACGGCCTCGAGGACCCCGACGCCGAGATGGGGCCGCTCATCACCGCCGAGCACCGCGACCGCGTGGCGGGCTACATCGACGGCGCCCGGGCCGAGGGAGCGGCGGTCGTCCGGGACGGCCGCCCCGACGCCGCCAACCTCGACGGCTGGTTCCTGGGCCCCTCGCTGCTGGACCACGTCACCTCCGACATGGGCTGCTACCGCGACGAGATCTTCGGCCCGGTGCTGAGCGTGCTGCGGGTTGACGGCTACGACGATGCGGTGCGGCTCATCGGTGACAACCCGTGGGGCAACGGCGCCGCCATCTTCACCCGCGACGGCGGCGCGGCCCGGCGCTTCGGTTTCGAGGCCGGTGCCGGCATGGTGGGCATCAACGTGCCGATCCCCGTGCCGGTGTCGTACTACTCCTTCGGCGGCTGGAAGGGTTCGCTGTTCGGCGACACCCACATGTACGGCCCCGAGGGCATCCACTTCTACACCCGCGCCAAGGTCGTCACCAGCCGCTGGCCCGACCCTGCGACCAGCAGCATCGACCTGGGATTCCCGCGGAACCGCTGA
- a CDS encoding TIGR03842 family LLM class F420-dependent oxidoreductase — MDFGLVLQTDPPARRVVELTKRAEELGFNHAYTFDSHVLWQEPFVIYAQMLAATENMVVGPMVTNPGTRDWTVTASLFATLNDTFGERTVCGIGRGDSAMRVIGHRPCTLATLEEAMGVIKGLAEGREVTYNGQQLRIPWRGEGSLPVWMAAYGPRALALCGAVTDGFILQLADVDIAAWTIGAVRQAAAEAGRDPDELTICVAAPAYVGDDLAHQRDQMRWFGGMVGNHVADLVARYGGDGSGVPRALTDYIEGREGYDYSTHGRSENVHTEFVPDEIVDRFCLLGPPAAHVARLRELAELGVDQFAVYLMHDQPDETLEAYGGIIADMAGAG, encoded by the coding sequence ATGGACTTCGGCCTCGTCCTGCAGACCGATCCGCCCGCGCGGCGAGTGGTCGAACTCACGAAGCGAGCCGAGGAACTCGGCTTCAACCACGCCTACACGTTCGACTCCCACGTGCTGTGGCAGGAGCCGTTCGTGATCTACGCCCAGATGCTGGCGGCCACCGAGAACATGGTGGTGGGCCCGATGGTCACCAACCCCGGCACACGCGACTGGACGGTCACCGCCTCGCTGTTCGCCACCCTCAACGACACGTTCGGCGAGCGCACTGTGTGCGGCATCGGGCGGGGCGACTCGGCCATGCGGGTCATCGGCCACCGGCCGTGCACCCTCGCCACGCTGGAGGAGGCCATGGGTGTCATCAAGGGCCTGGCCGAAGGCCGCGAGGTGACCTACAACGGCCAACAGCTTCGGATTCCGTGGCGGGGCGAGGGCAGCCTGCCGGTCTGGATGGCCGCCTACGGGCCGCGGGCGCTGGCGCTGTGCGGGGCGGTGACCGACGGCTTCATCCTGCAGCTGGCCGACGTGGACATCGCCGCCTGGACCATCGGCGCGGTGCGCCAAGCCGCCGCCGAGGCCGGGCGCGACCCCGACGAGCTGACGATCTGCGTGGCCGCCCCCGCCTACGTGGGCGACGACCTGGCGCACCAGCGCGACCAGATGCGCTGGTTCGGCGGCATGGTCGGCAATCACGTGGCCGACCTTGTGGCGCGCTACGGCGGCGACGGCTCGGGCGTGCCGCGGGCGCTCACCGACTACATCGAGGGCCGGGAGGGATACGACTACAGCACCCACGGCCGCTCGGAGAACGTCCACACGGAGTTCGTGCCCGACGAGATCGTGGACCGGTTCTGCCTCCTCGGCCCGCCGGCGGCACACGTCGCGCGACTCCGGGAGCTGGCCGAGTTGGGTGTGGACCAGTTCGCCGTCTACCTGATGCACGACCAGCCCGACGAGACGCTGGAGGCCTACGGCGGCATCATCGCCGACATGGCGGGAGCCGGCTGA